DNA from Gammaproteobacteria bacterium:
AAGTACCCATGCACTGAACGAGCGTTTAGGTTTCGAAGGTTATGCCTTTGCCAATGTTAACGCGGTGCCTGACGTGGACAAAGAGAATCGAACCGTGGCACTGACAATCTATGTCGATCCGGGTAAGCGGGTTTATGTGCGCCGTATTAACATCTCGGGCAATACAAAGACTTTTGATGAAGTGATACGTCGCGAGATACGCCAAATGGAGGGCGGATGGCTCTCAACCCAAAAGGTCAATCGTTCACGCACGCGGATACAGCGTTTGGGATATATACAAGAAGTGGGCGTTGAGACGCCCGCAGTGCCGGGCAGCTCAGATCAGGTAGATATCAACTTCCAGGTAACCGAAGGGCGCTCTGGTAGCTTACAAGCGGGAGCGGGCTATGGCACCAACGGCATGGTTTTCAACATGTCCGTTACTGAACAGAGCTTTCTGGGTAGTGGTGAGAGTGTGCGCCTAGCATTTGATAACAGCCGGGCAGTCACCACCTATAACCTCTCCTTCACTAACCCCTACTATACACTGGATGGCATCAGTCGGGGCTTTAGCCTCTACTCCACATCAACGGATGGTGGTGGAGCCCGTGTTGCGGATTATAATACGGATGTGCTGGGTGCCAGTTTGAGTTTTGGCTTTCCACTGAGCGAGTATAATCGTGCACGCCTAGTGTTCGAATATGAAAATATTAGTATCGATGCGCCGCTGAGTAGTGTGGGTCCCAAGATAGACCGCTGGGTTCAGGATAATGGCGATCAATTTGATAGCTTGATGATATCGGCCAGCTGGAGTCATGACTCCCGCGATCGTACCCTGTTTGCCACCAAGGGGTACCTGCAACGCTTGACACTGGATTACTCCTTTCCAGGCAGTGAACTGGAGTACCTTAAAATCCGTCACAAACAGACATTTTTATGGCCATTTATATTTGATACATCGTTGTCGATCTCCACCGATGTGGGGTATGGTCGTGGTATCGGTAATACCCAAGGGCTACCGTTTTTTGAGAATTTCTACCTGGGTGGTGTGAACTCTTTGCGCGGTTTTTCCAGTAACTCCCTAGGGCCATCAGATACGGTAAGCTGGACAGATGGCACGACCGATGACAATGGGAATCTTGTGACCTATACACGGACTAAGGTTGTGGGTGGTAATAAAAGGCTGGGTAGCAGCTTTGAATGGGTTTTTCCATCACCCTTTGAAGAGTATGAACGCAGCTTTCGCTGGAGTTATTTTATAGATGCCGGTTATGTTTTTGGGTACGATATCCCCTTTGATCGACAGAGCATCCTTGATGAGATTAGAATTTCACATGGTATCGCGATGAAGTGGGTAACCCCGGTTGGTATTTTAAATTTTAGCCTGGGCTACCCGATTCGAAGTGAAGAAAATGACGAGATAGAGCGTTTCCAGTTTACGATTGGAGCCCCTTTCTGACATGAATTATGTTGAGCAGTTACACAATAATTGGGATTAGATATGCGTAAAACTTTATTTGCTTTAGCCATGCTGTGCAGTAGTACGGTTGTGGTGGCTGATATAAAAATTGGTGCGGTGGATCCTGCTAAGGTTTTAGAGCAGGCACCTCAAGCAGAAGCGGCTAAAAAGATGCTTGAAAAAGAGTTTTCCGGGCGTGACCAAGAGCTGGTCGTATTACAGCAACAGTATCGCACTTTGGAAGAGTCACTTGCGCAAAACTCATTGATGATGAGCCTAGAGCAGCGCGGTAAAAAAGAGCGTGAGCTGCGAACCCTGCAACGGGATATTGAGCGTACTCAGGAAGCTTTTCGTGACGATCTTAACCTTCGTCGAAATGAAGAGTTCGGTAAATTACAACGTGAAATATATGAAGCGATCATCAAGCTGGCTGAACGAGAAGGCTATGACCTTATTTTGAGTGAAGGTGTTATTTATGCCAGTGGCAAAGTTGACCTCTCTGATCAGCTGATCAAGCAACTGGAACAGCAATATAGTCAATCAAAATCGACTCCATAGGGGGTGGTATGACAGTTACCGTTGCAGAACTTGCTGCACAGTTGGGTGCGCGGGTAGAGGGTGATGCTGAACATTTGCTTAAGGGTGTCGCTACTCTCAGTCAGGCGGGCCCCGGACAGCTCAGCTTTTTGGCAAACAACAAATATCAACACCAGATGGCGACCACCACCGCCACCGCCGTGCTGGTTCGCGAGTCTGAGGCGGCTGATTGCCCAGTGACGGCGATGATTGTGGAAGACCCCTATCTAAGTTATGCCAAAGCAGTTGCTTACCTCTACCCGGAGCACCGTGAAGCGGGCGGCATACACCCCCGCGCATGTGTTGATGAAAGCGCCTCTGTTGACCCTTCCGCATGGATTGCAGCCAATGTGGTGGTGGAGGCTGGTGCGCAGATTGGTTGTGGTGTGCAGATAGCAGCTGGCTGTGTGATTGGGCGCAATGCAACCCTGGGTGCCGATAGTCGACTGCACGCCAATGTTACGCTGTATGCGGATGTTCAAATAGGCCAGCGCTGCTTAGTGCACAGCGGCACGGTTATCGGTAGTGACGGCTTTGGCTTTGCCAATGAAAACGGCAAATGGATCAAGATTCAGCAGCTAGGTCGCGTCATCGTGGGCGATGATGTGGAGATTGGTGCCAATTGTGCGATTGATTCGGGAGCAATCGACGATACGGTTATCGAAGAGGGTGTCAAAATGGATAATCTTATCCAAATTGCACATAATGTTCGAGTGGGTGCTCATACTATTATGGCCGGCCACTCCGGTATCGCGGGTAGCAGTGTGGTGGGTAAATATTGTGCGATTGCAGGCGCGGCAGGGATCGGCGGTCATCTTGAAATCTGCGATAATGTGACCATTACCGCCATGAGTATGGTGATTAAATCGATCTCAAAGCCGGGGGTTTACTCTTCAGGTATACCGGCTGAGGAGAATAGAGAGTGGAATAAGCGGGTTGCACGCATCAGTCGATTGGATAAATTGAATGATCGGGTACGGCAACTGGAAAAAAAATCTTAATCAAGGTGTAACTAATTGGACTCCATGGATATTTACGAGGTGTTAAAGCACCTCCCTCATCGTTACCCTTTCCTGATGGTTGATCGTGTTATTGAGTGCGAGCCGGGTAAGCGCCTAGTGGCCATTAAAAATGTCTCCTTTAATGAGCCCTACTTCACCGGCCACTTTCCCGATAAACCGGTCATGCCGGGTGTCCTTATTCTGGAGGCGTTGGCTCAGGCAACGGGAGTTTTGGGGTTTAAAACGGCAGAAAAGACCAATGATGATGGGTCACTGTATCTGTTTGTGGGTATCGATAATGCGCGCTTTAAACGGCAGGTTATCCCAGGTGATCAATTGCAGCTGGAGGTTGATTTGACACGTACTATTCGTAATATCTGGAAGTTCGACACGGTGGCAAAAGTGGATGGTAAGGTGGTCGCCTCTGCCCAGATAATGTGTGCTGAGAGTGAGCTATAACATTGATAGATACGCGTGCAATTATTGATTCCTCGGCGAGCATAGCGGAGGGTGTCTCTATTGGCCCTTTCAGCGTCATTGGGGCGGATGTGGTGATCGGTGCCGATTGTGATATTGGCCCCCATGTGGTGATCAATGGGCCGACAGAGATAGGCGTAGGCAATAAAATCCACCCCTTTAGCTCGATTGGCTGCGATCCACAGGATAAGAAATACGGTGGTGAGGCAACCCGGCTGGTGATCGGTGACCATAATACGATTTTTGAATATGTCACCATCAGTCGGGGTACCACCCAGGATCGCGGTGTGACCACGATTGGTAGCAAAAACTGGATTATGGCCTACGTTCACATTGCCCATGACTGTCTGGTAGGAGATGACACTATACTGGCTAATAATGTGACCCTGGCAGGGCATGTGGATGTGGGTGATGGTGCTATTTTGGGCGGCTTCACTCTGGTGCACCAATTCTGCAATGTTGGTTTGCAGAGCTTTAGCCAGATGAACAGCGTAATATCAAAAGATGTGCTCCCCTTTTTAATGGTGGGTGGCCATATGGCTAAAGCCCACGGTCTTAACAGTGAGGGGCTAAAACGCCGAGGTTACAGTGCCGATAGCCGCGCCGCCTTAAAGCAAGCGTACCGTATTGTTTTTCGCTCGGGCCTTAAATTAGATGAGGCTAAAGAGGCACTTATAGAATTAGCCGGCGGGCACCCTGAAGTGGCGATTATGAGTGATTTTTTAGCCAAATCCCACCGAGGTATTGTGCGTTAATCGCTTGCCCTGTGCTGAGTTGATGGCGAACACTATCGAGCAGCTTTTTTACCGAGGTAAACCATGCGTATAGGTATTGTTGCCGGTGAGGCTTCGGGAGATATTCTTGCCGCTGGCCTCATTCAAGCCATTAAACAGCGATACCCGCAAGCGCAGTTCGAAGGTATTGCCGGCCCACTCATGATCGAACAAGGGTGCGAGGCACTGTGCGATATGGAACGACTCTCAGTGATGGGGATCGTTGAGGTGCTGGGTCGTTACCGTGAATTACTGGGTATTCGCAATCGAGTGGCTGAGCATTTTATCGATAACCCGCCAGATCTGTTTGTGGGTGTCGATGCACCTGACTTTAATCTGGGGCTGGAAAAAAGGCTCAAGCAACAAGGTATTCCAACGGCGCATTATGTGAGCCCATCGATATGGGCGTGGCGCCAGGGGCGTGTGAAGAAAATCGCCCAAAGTGTCGACATGATGCTGACACTCTTTCCTTTCGAGGCAAAATTCTATCAACAACATCGTGTGCCCGTGACGTTTGTTGGCCACACTCTCGCTGATCGAATTCCTATGATCCCGGATGTTGTGGCCGCCCGTCGTGCCCTCTCACTGCCAGAAAATAGACGTATCGTCGCACTGTTGCCGGGTAGCCGTGGCAGTGAAGTCTCACGCTTGGCAGAGCCTTTTATTGGTACCGCACAGCAGTGTCTCTCGGCAGAGCCGGATTTACACTTTGTAGTGCCGCTGGTCAACCAGAGCACCCGTGCGCTATTTGAATCCGCCCTGGCGCAGCACGCCGCCGATCTTCCCATTACCCTTATCGATGGCCACTCGCGGGAGGTGATGGCAGCCGCTGATGTGGTGTTGCTCGCCTCCGGTACGGCAACACTTGAGGCGCTATTGCTGAAAAAACCGATGGTTGTCGCCTATAAAGTGAACTGGTTAACCGCTTTTCTGGCGCGCCGACTGCTTCAAGTCGAAAGTGTTTCATTACCTAATAACCTAGCGGGGCGAAAAGTCGTTGAAGAGTACCTCCAGGAGCGTGCCGTAGCCGAATTGTTAGCGCCGGCGGTATTGCAATATTTGCAAAACCCTCACCAGTCGGAGGCGATTACACATATATTTGAAGATATTCACCGTGAATTACGCAACGGGGCAGACAACAGAGCGGCTGAAGCATTGCTGGAGATGATCGATGCAAAATGAGTTGGATTTTAGCGCAGACAATCGTTTAACGGCGGGTGTGGACGAGGTTGGTCGCGGCCCGTTGGCAGGCCCGGTAGTTGCGGCAGCGGTTATTCTTGATCCAGATAATCCGATAGAGGGGTTGGCAGACTCTAAAAAGATAAGCAAAAAGCGTCGAGAGCAACTGTATGAAGAGATCATACAGAAGGCGATGGCGTGGTCGATTGCACGGGCTGAAGTGGAAGAGATCGATGAGATTAACATTCTGCAGGCATCACTGCTGGCAATGTCGCGGGCGGTGGCGACACTGCCTATTTCACCCGATCATGCGCTGGTAGATGGTAATAAATTACCGCTGCTTAACTGCACGGCTGAAGCCATTGTAAAAGGGGATGAGAAGGTGCCTGCAATCAGTGCTGCTTCGATTATTGCCAAGGTTGCCCGTGATCGTGAAATGGCGGCAATGGAGCTTAAATACCCCGGCTATGGTTTTGACAAGCACAGTGGATACCCAACCAAGGCGCATATGCAGGCACTGAAAGAGCTGGGTGTTACGCCGATACATCGCCGAAGTTTTGCCCCGGTAAGGCGGCAACTTGAAGCGTAGCCCTCTCTACAATGCTTCCCGGTTGCGGGTGAATACCCAGTCACTCTCTTGGCTAAGTGCCGGGTTGAATCGGTAGCCATCTTCGGTGAAGTGCTTTAGCTCTTCGGCTGAGTCTACTCTGTTTTTAATAATGTAACGGCTCATCTTGCCCCGGGCTTTTTTCGCATACACACCCATCACCTTGTAGCGTCCATTTTTATAATCTTTGAAGTGAGGGGTGATAACTTCACCATTGATTAGTGATGGTTTGATCGACTTGAAATATTCATTTGAAGCCAAGTTGATAAGCTGTGTTGAGTGGTTTAGCTGCATCTGCCGATTGATGCCGGTAGTGATAACATTGCCCCAAAAATGGTAGAGATTTGACCCCCG
Protein-coding regions in this window:
- the bamA gene encoding outer membrane protein assembly factor BamA, yielding MFTNKLITRLRQTLLLLLLPISVHAFEVQDIRLEGLQRISAGTVFTYLPFKVGENLDDERSADIIQRLYATGFFLDIRLGRSGDVLVLGFEERPSIAKIAFEGNEEITDEQLEMVLKDLGLVEGRIFNPSQLEKITQELRRQYYSQGKYGVSVASELIESGDNLVEIKVTIDEGDAARIHQINLIGNTAYSDDNLLNRLELGEAPFISLFSSRDQYSKQKLLGDIETLRSYYMDRGYLEFAIESTQVSVTPDKQGVYVTVNLVEGAQYTVSSIKLVGDLIVNEAELTALLALSAGDVFSRKGLTESTHALNERLGFEGYAFANVNAVPDVDKENRTVALTIYVDPGKRVYVRRINISGNTKTFDEVIRREIRQMEGGWLSTQKVNRSRTRIQRLGYIQEVGVETPAVPGSSDQVDINFQVTEGRSGSLQAGAGYGTNGMVFNMSVTEQSFLGSGESVRLAFDNSRAVTTYNLSFTNPYYTLDGISRGFSLYSTSTDGGGARVADYNTDVLGASLSFGFPLSEYNRARLVFEYENISIDAPLSSVGPKIDRWVQDNGDQFDSLMISASWSHDSRDRTLFATKGYLQRLTLDYSFPGSELEYLKIRHKQTFLWPFIFDTSLSISTDVGYGRGIGNTQGLPFFENFYLGGVNSLRGFSSNSLGPSDTVSWTDGTTDDNGNLVTYTRTKVVGGNKRLGSSFEWVFPSPFEEYERSFRWSYFIDAGYVFGYDIPFDRQSILDEIRISHGIAMKWVTPVGILNFSLGYPIRSEENDEIERFQFTIGAPF
- a CDS encoding OmpH family outer membrane protein — translated: MRKTLFALAMLCSSTVVVADIKIGAVDPAKVLEQAPQAEAAKKMLEKEFSGRDQELVVLQQQYRTLEESLAQNSLMMSLEQRGKKERELRTLQRDIERTQEAFRDDLNLRRNEEFGKLQREIYEAIIKLAEREGYDLILSEGVIYASGKVDLSDQLIKQLEQQYSQSKSTP
- the lpxD gene encoding UDP-3-O-(3-hydroxymyristoyl)glucosamine N-acyltransferase; amino-acid sequence: MGGGMTVTVAELAAQLGARVEGDAEHLLKGVATLSQAGPGQLSFLANNKYQHQMATTTATAVLVRESEAADCPVTAMIVEDPYLSYAKAVAYLYPEHREAGGIHPRACVDESASVDPSAWIAANVVVEAGAQIGCGVQIAAGCVIGRNATLGADSRLHANVTLYADVQIGQRCLVHSGTVIGSDGFGFANENGKWIKIQQLGRVIVGDDVEIGANCAIDSGAIDDTVIEEGVKMDNLIQIAHNVRVGAHTIMAGHSGIAGSSVVGKYCAIAGAAGIGGHLEICDNVTITAMSMVIKSISKPGVYSSGIPAEENREWNKRVARISRLDKLNDRVRQLEKKS
- the fabZ gene encoding 3-hydroxyacyl-ACP dehydratase FabZ → MDSMDIYEVLKHLPHRYPFLMVDRVIECEPGKRLVAIKNVSFNEPYFTGHFPDKPVMPGVLILEALAQATGVLGFKTAEKTNDDGSLYLFVGIDNARFKRQVIPGDQLQLEVDLTRTIRNIWKFDTVAKVDGKVVASAQIMCAESEL
- the lpxA gene encoding acyl-ACP--UDP-N-acetylglucosamine O-acyltransferase, with translation MIDTRAIIDSSASIAEGVSIGPFSVIGADVVIGADCDIGPHVVINGPTEIGVGNKIHPFSSIGCDPQDKKYGGEATRLVIGDHNTIFEYVTISRGTTQDRGVTTIGSKNWIMAYVHIAHDCLVGDDTILANNVTLAGHVDVGDGAILGGFTLVHQFCNVGLQSFSQMNSVISKDVLPFLMVGGHMAKAHGLNSEGLKRRGYSADSRAALKQAYRIVFRSGLKLDEAKEALIELAGGHPEVAIMSDFLAKSHRGIVR
- the lpxB gene encoding lipid-A-disaccharide synthase, which codes for MRIGIVAGEASGDILAAGLIQAIKQRYPQAQFEGIAGPLMIEQGCEALCDMERLSVMGIVEVLGRYRELLGIRNRVAEHFIDNPPDLFVGVDAPDFNLGLEKRLKQQGIPTAHYVSPSIWAWRQGRVKKIAQSVDMMLTLFPFEAKFYQQHRVPVTFVGHTLADRIPMIPDVVAARRALSLPENRRIVALLPGSRGSEVSRLAEPFIGTAQQCLSAEPDLHFVVPLVNQSTRALFESALAQHAADLPITLIDGHSREVMAAADVVLLASGTATLEALLLKKPMVVAYKVNWLTAFLARRLLQVESVSLPNNLAGRKVVEEYLQERAVAELLAPAVLQYLQNPHQSEAITHIFEDIHRELRNGADNRAAEALLEMIDAK
- the rnhB gene encoding ribonuclease HII, which encodes MQNELDFSADNRLTAGVDEVGRGPLAGPVVAAAVILDPDNPIEGLADSKKISKKRREQLYEEIIQKAMAWSIARAEVEEIDEINILQASLLAMSRAVATLPISPDHALVDGNKLPLLNCTAEAIVKGDEKVPAISAASIIAKVARDREMAAMELKYPGYGFDKHSGYPTKAHMQALKELGVTPIHRRSFAPVRRQLEA